The sequence below is a genomic window from Leptospira inadai serovar Lyme str. 10.
CGATTAAGGTCTGAAAAGGATGCGAGTCGTCGACTTCGTTGTCTCGATACGCTAACATTAGAAAGAGGTAATTTACCGTTACGTCTTCCATTAGGTTTTTCAATAATTCCAGGGAGGCCGTATCTGCCCATTGCATATCGTCGAGGAAAATCGCGAGCGGATGCTCCGATCCTGCAAAGACTTTGATGAAATTCTGGAATACTACGTAGAAGCGGTTGGCATTTTCCTGGGGTCCTAATTCCGGAATCGGTTCCTGTTTGCCGATGATGATCTCTAATTCGGGAATTACGTCGGTGATTACTTTTCCGTTTGCTCCGAGCGATTTACGAATCTTGGATTTCCAAGATTCGATTTTTTCCGGCGGTTCGGTGAGAATCAATTCGACTAGGCTCGAAAAGACTTGGATGACGGCGGAAAAGGGAAGGTTTCTATTGTACTGATCGAATTTTCCCGAAACGAAATAACCTTTGGATTCGGTTAACGGTTTGTTAATTTCACGGACTAGGGAAGATTTTCCCACGCCCGAATAGCCGCCGATTAGGACCATTCTTGTCCGGCCGTTTGCCGCAACGTCCTTAAATTCATCGAGAAGAGTGCTTATGTATTCTCCTCGTCCGTATAGCTTTTGAGGAATCTTGAATTCCTGGGAATAATCGTTTTGAGCCAGGGGAAAATCGGGTATTTCGGCGTTTTCCTTCCAGAGAGAATACACTTTTTCGAGGTCAGCTTGCAGACCTCTCGCCGTTTGATAACGATCTTCGGCGGTTTTCGCAAGAAGCTTCATTACGATATTGGAAAGTACAACTGGAATTTCGGATCGGGTTTGCTTAGGCGGAACCGGATTTTTGGCCAAATGAGAATGAACTAATTGTAATAGATCCTCTCCTTCGAACGGAAGTTTTCCGGTAAGCATTTCGTAAAAAGAAACGCCCAAGGAATAGAAATCGCTCCTATAATCCATCGAACGATTCATTCTTCCCGTTTGTTCCGGAGAGACGTAATGAATCGAACCTTCCAGAATATTAGGAGAAGACCAGGAAGTTTCCTCCTTATTCAATCGTGTCGAGATCCCGAAATCGATGATCCGGATCTCCTTCGCATCATGATTATAAATGATATTCTCGGGTTTAATATCTTTGTGTATTACTTTCTTGGAATGAATCTCGCCTAATCTTTCGGCGAGCTGAATCGCGATGGGAAAAAATTCGGAAAGAACGAGGGGTTTCTTAATGATGTATTGTTTTAAGGAACCGCCCGGAACATAATCCATGAAAAGCGCATAACCGTCCTGCAGCTTTTCGAATTTTAACGCTTTTACGAATTTGCCCGAATCGAGAAGGCCTAAAATTTCATACTCGTTTCGCAGGTTAACGATGGACGGGTGCAACTCGTCGAGCACCGGGAGAAATTTTATGATGATTGATTTTCCGTCTTCTTTGCGTACCGCCTTGTACACCTCCGAAGCGGATTCTGCGTTAAGTCTTTCCCGTAGTTCGAATCCAGTAACGATCATTTATTCAACTTCACCTTTCTTTTATCTTATCACCAGGGATCCATCCCTTATGATTTGCTTCTTCTCTGGTCCGTTAAAGTCGGAAAAGAAGCCCTCCCCAGTAGAAACCTCCTCCCACCGCGGGAGTTAGAAAAAGGTCCCCTTTTTTGAAGGTACCTTTCTGATAAAATTCCGAAAGAACGACCGGAATGGATGCCGCTGAAGTATTACCGACTCGGTCGAAATTCATAAGAATTTTTTCCCTGGGAAACTTGGTTCTCTTCAGGAGGCTCTGTACCACGACGTCCGTACCTGGATGGGGGACGACCCAGTCGATATCCTCGGGAGTTAAACCGTTTCGCTGCAGGAGATCATCCATTGCGGAAAGGGTCAAGTCCGCAGCCTTCGTGACCAAATCCGGAAAACTTTTCACGTAACTTTGCGGAGGCGGACCCGTAACAATAACGCCTGAAAGATCCCCATCGTCTTTCAAAAAGGAATCAATAATTCCGAATTCTTTTTCTCCCGTAAACTCCAATAACACTCCCGCAGCGCCATCCCCGGCGGTAAATTCTCCGTAACCGCCGATTCTAGTGCGTATCGAAAAACGTTCGCTGCCGATGACTAATGCCGTTTTAAATTTTCCCGTTCCTAAATATGCGGATGCCATTTGAACACCGTGGACGAAACCGGTGCAAGCCGTACTTATATCGAACGATAAAGCATTTTTGGTTCCCGCTAGCTTTGATGCCTGTGGGGCGAGATCGGGGAGAAAATAGCGGTCCGTCCAATTGGCTAAAATAAACAGATCGACGTCGTCCGCCTTTTTACCGGCGTCTTTCAATGCCATTTCGGCAACTTTTGCGGCCATATACATAGCAGTTTCCGTTTCGGACGCTCTATGTCTCTTCGTAACTCCGATATCCCCGATGACCGCTTTCTCTGCAGGATGCATTTCCGGGTACTTGAGCCTGCTTTGAATTTCCTCGTTGGTTACTACTCTTTCCGGTAGGTAATGTCCAAAGCCGGTGATCCGGACGCCGTTGGACGCAGGGATTTTATTAGTAACCATTCTTCTACGTTCTCCCGTGGAATAATAAATTTCCAGTCATAATTCCATTCTTTTGCTACACGGCTGCAAAATTAAGGCAAGCGCGTGTAAACCATAAATTGTTCCGTATAGATTCTTTCCGGATCTAATTCCCGGAGTATCGTAAGTTCTTCCGAATTGATAGGAGGTTCTTCCGAAACCGTAAGATCTTCATCGGGGGGAAGCCATAAGGTATACCGCAGCACCGCCTCCAAGGCTTCCATTTCGTCGTCGGAAGCGGGCGCGATCCAGGATGAAAGTTCGAACGGATGGTCGGAAAAAGCAGGTCGTTTGAAACGACCGAATTGGCATACCGCTTCTACGACTCTTTCTCCGGGAGAAGTGATGTGTTTCACTTTTCTAACGAAGCGGTACCTGTTGGCTTTTGCGACCACGATCGTATCGGCGGAGGAAACGATATCGTTTGCACCGCCCGAACCGACCAAGAATTTACCTTTGCCGTCCATTACGGAATTCACATTTCCGAACCAATCTATTTCGGCAGCTCCGATCACTCCCAAACAATTATCGGGAACGACCGTCCCGAGAATATTGGCCGTGTCGGATAACATCGAGCATTGCTGCGCATGCAATTGGCTAAAAAGAAAAACGTCGCCCTGAAACGGACGCATCCCGTAAAACCCGAGTTCGGCGATGATTCGAATACGAATTCCTTCCTTCTCCAATAACTTCGAAGCCGTCCAAGCGGCCATATGAGCCGCGCCGATTCCGGCTAGAATCGTTTTATAACCCTTATGTTTCACTCTATCTATGATGGCTCTTGCGGCTAGAATGATCGTCTGCTCCGAATCGTTTACGGTTTTGGAATCTTCCGGTTGCGTTAAGTGATGTTCCGGGGGAATCATTTTCAATCTTCGTAATTTGACCTCCCCGATCTCCTCCAGATACTCCTCATGCCCGCCCGGTAAATCGACGAACTGCTTAAACCAACGATCGGCCTTACTCGGAACTCCGGCCGCCTCGTTTGCTTCCCTTTGGAATTCGTAATCGTCCAAATACGTTTCGATTCCTTCGAATGCCGGAACGTCCGGGAGACCGTGAACGCGCAAGGATTGCGGATGCGCGCCGTACCTTGCCATGGCCAAGCCCATAACTTTTCCACCGGGAATACTTACTAATTCCGGAGGAATCATTCCTCTAGGCACGATTTTTTCCACAGTGGCAATGACGCCTTTTGTTGCGGCCAAGGCCCCCCAGGCTCCTTCACCGGCAGGAGGACAGAGGACGATATTTCCGTCTTCGTCCGCGACTACTCCGTGAACGAGAGTGATATCGGGAGTCAAGGGCGTGATGAAAGCCAGGTCTTTTTCGCGGGTCCCCCGGCTTTCGCTTGTTAGGTGGTGCTTTGCGGCCTCGCCAAACGGATTTCCGGGAGTCGGTTTGCCGTAAAGAAACGCTGTCGTTCCCAATTTATCTAGGATCATATCCGATCCGATTAAGGAATTCGTAATGAAGCCGGGAAGATGCATGGCTCCCGCCATAAGTCTTTGCACGATCGTAAGAAGGGACCAGAGCTCTAATTCGAACGGTTTCCCTTCCAGCAAGTCCTTATACAAAGAATTCGGGCTTGGCTTGGGATAATTATCCCCCGCAAATCCCGTTATCATTTTTTTCACGATTCCAGAAAGAGCGAGTGCGTGGGCGCTGGAGTGAATTCCGGCCACGCTGATCGTGAATTCAGGGTTTTTGCCTTTGAAGCTGCGAACTAACGAATATATTAACGCGTTCGGACGCGACATGGTCGTAGCCAGATGCAGATACATTCCAGGTTGAATAAACTCGCGGACAAGACTATCCGGGTCTGGAAGAATTCTAGTTGGTTCTGGATGGTACGACTCTCTAAGCATTGCACTATCGCGTAGAAAGTTTTAGCCGCGGGAGAACACGGCAAACTCCCAACAAATTTTATGTTATTTCGACGGAAAAAAAGAAGATTTCATACGAAACCGCCCGGAAATCCAGTCAAAATCCGGCCCCGTTCGGAATTCTCACTTTTGCAACTAGGCTGAGGAATGTTATTTGATCTCGCCTAACGATCCGGCGGCCGGGATTCCCGTTAGAGTGAATTCTACAAGCTATCGGTGTTTACTAGGTTTCAAGAATCGCAGTTGGAAATCCGATAGATAGAAGGACGCTCCGCACAAAGAGAAACAAAATGTCCCAAATCCCCGTTCCGTCAAACTTCGCCTACTGGACTACAATCCCGGTTCGGAGATCCGATACGCGGAGTGCAACCGTTGTCGGCGGACTTTTCGTTTCCCACCTAACTTACGAGACATTAATTCCCTTAATCAACGAAGCCTTTGACGCGTTTTTGGAGAATTATTCCTGGTCAAAGGCGAATATCGCAGGCTCCAATATCATCATCCCCCGGTTGGAAGCGGATTATAAATCCGAAGCAAAGTCGGGCGATATCTTAAAATTCGAAATTGCCGTTTCCAATCTTGGCAGGAAGTCCTGCGATCTGATTTTTCAAGTGACCAAGAATCCTCAGGGAGAGGAGGTCGCGACGGTTAAAATCTCCTTGGTGTTTTACGATTATGTTTCGCGTAAGACCATGGAAATTCCGGAAGGCTTTCGAAGCAGGTTTAGCGAATGAAATCGGACGGCTCATCGAACGGACCAGAGGCGGAGTTTCCGAAAAAATATTTTTTTTCGACGGAGATTCCGATTCGTAAAATCGATCTGAGCTTGGACATCCACGTATCGTTTGCGAGCGTCTTGGATTTGGTCATGGAGGCCCATCTCCAGTTCTTCCAATTTCTGGGCTACTCCGTAACCGACATTCACGGAAACAGCATCATATTTGCGAATGCCGTGATTCTTTATCAGGGAGAGTTGCTTTATAAGGACCGGGTCGTTATCGACGTTTCTCTGGATAATATCGGGGAAAAGTCCTTTGATTTGTATTTTCGTCTTTCTAAGGATCGCAGAAGACAGAAAGTTTCTCTCGTAAAAATTCGCGTTTTATTCTTCAATTATGAGCAAAGAAAGGTGGTACCGGTTCCGGACGTATTTCGGGAAAAATTCGAAACGGGTAAGGTTCCCGCCCGAGTCAGTCCCGACGTCGGTGAAGGAAACATCGTCGCAAAAGCGGCCGATTCGTACGGAGGAGAAATCGGTTTTCGTAAACTGGAAGTTTGGAAGCTTTCTCACGAGTTCGTATTACGATTATTTAATCTTTGCGATATTTGGAAACCTCAGGCCGAAGCGACTTTGATCGAGCACGTTCGGTCCGTCGCATCTTTATTACCAGTCCGGATTGCGGGCGCATGGGGTGCGAGAATCCGCTCGGAGAAAATTCGCAATATTCTCAGGGCGAAAGTTCATCTCGAGGAACTTAGATATTTATTGGTTCTCGTGTCCGATTTGGGCGTAGCCGATCCGAAGAAAGAGCTTGCAGATCTAGTTAAAATCAATTTGCATTTAAAGAAATACTTAAATAGAGTCCGCACGGGAGAAGCTAGAAAAATCGTATAAAACTCCTCTATTCCGCTTTAGCTTCTTTTAATCGAATTTTCCGGGTTGAATTCGCACTTATGCGATTTCTAAAGTTTTTAGTTGACGCTCCCGAAATCCCATGATATTCAATCAACTCGACGAAATCACCCCCGAAGGCCCATTCAGCCGTAAGGTTGGGCCACTCAATTAATTCGAGTATACATGAAAAATAAAATCGCAATAGTCACCGGCGGAAACGCGGGGATCGGAAAATCTCTTGTTTTGGAATTTTCCGCTCGGGGAGCCAAGGTCTTGTTTTGTGGAAGGCGTGTAGAAGAGGGAAAAAAAGTGGAGGAGGAAGTTCGTCGATCGGGAGGAGAGGCAAGATTTTTCCCTTGCGACGTTTCCGACGATGCTCAAGTAAAAGATTTCATCGATAAGGCCGAAGCCATGTACGGAGGGTTGGATTTTGCGGTAAACAATGCGGGAGTCGGAGGACTTTCCTTACCGCTTCACGATTATCCCGAAAAAGTCTGGGAAAAGGTCGTAAACGTAAACTTAAAAGGAACTTGGCTTTGCATGAAGTATGAGATTCCCTTATTATTGAAGAGAGGAAAGGGTGCGATCGTGAATATATCTTCGATTGCAGGGATTGTGGGTGCGGATTGGAAGGTTGCGCCGTACTCCGCCGCAAAGCACGGCATCATCGGCTTAACCAAATCCGCTGCGCTCGAGTACGCGGAACAAAACATCAGAGTCAACGCGATTTGTCCGGGTTTCATTCGCACCGAAATGTTGGAAGGACTGTTTCGGAGTTCTTCCGATCCTGCCGAGGCAGAACGCAGAATCACTCGTTTACATCCCGCAAATAGACTTCCCGAACCGGAGGAAGTCGCTAAGGCGGCGATCTGGCTCTGTTCCGATGAAGCTTCTTTTATTACCGGTGCGGCACTGCCTGTCGACGGCGGGTATACGGCTAAATAAACCCAACCGGGTCATTTATAACTCAAGGAACGATTTTTCTCGAACATAAAGAATGTTTCTTTTTTCTTGTAGAATCGCTACTCTTAGTCATCTTAACTATAACCGAAGAGCAGTCCCGAAAGGCTATATTCTTATTTTCTAAAAATGAACATTCATTATTACGCAATCACGGACAAGGGAAATTTTCGATCCCATAATGAAGACTCGTTTCTGGCAAACGGAGAGCTTGTATGCGGTCAAATTCATGATGGATTAGTGAATGTTCGAAACGCGAATACCGACGACTCTCCCGCACTATTCGCTTTAGCCGACGGCTTAGGCGGACACGAGGCCGGCGAAGTCGCGAGCCGGACCGCCCTGGAAAAATTGTCCTGGATGGCAAGAGCCATTCAGCCTTTGGAGGAGTTACCTTCTCTGGGGTGGAAGAATCTACTTAGGAAAATCAACACCGAAGTTAATTTTTACGGCCAATCCATCGGAAAACCGAATATGGGTACTACCCTAGTAGGTTGCCTTCTTGGAAAAAAGAAATCCTGGATCTTCAACGTAGGGGACAGTCGACTGTATCACATGAATCAGGAAGGCTTACGCAAGGTAACGGTCGATCATAATATCGGCGAGGAATTGGGAACGGGAATCGGTAGAAATCTTCTAACGAGTTGCATCGGCGCCGGTTCCAAGGATATGCAAGCGGATCTTTTTGATTTTACGGGAAAGCTTTCCGCCGGAGATCATTTATTACTTTGTACCGACGGCCTTACCGAAGTCTTAAATATCGACTCGATCGAAAAAGTAATTAAGGAGCATAATGATTTAAAGGAGATCTGCTCCATTCTATCGGAAGAGGCCAATCTCAGAATGACCCGGGACAATCATACCGTCTTGGTGATACGAGTGGATAGTTTATAAACGTCCCGAAATTTCGGAATACGAAAATCAAACATCTTCTCCCGCTGAAAATTCCTCCTTGTCCGTCAAAAGGAATCTTGCGGTTAACCGAAAGAAAACGCCTCCGTCTTCCCCTTTTTCGAATTGAAAAACGAGAGGGAGATCCGATTTTCGGGCTATTTCATAAAATCCTAATCCTGCTCCTTTGCTGTCCCGGGGTCTTTCTGAGCGAATTTGAATATTATACTTTTCTTTTAATTCTTCCGGCGATAATTGCTTGGTTTCCTCCAGTCGATCCTTTAAATAGGGGACTTTTTCCGGGTGGATGGAGTTTCCACAGTTCAATTCCCAATTACGCGATTTTCTTCTCAGCACTAAAATTCCGATTCCGCTTTTTTCATCCCTTTCCTGGGAGTAATGAGCGACGTTCTGAGCCATCTCGACGAATACTGTGAGAATCCGATTTCGCTTTTTTTCCTCCATAAGCTTTTCCTTTAGCAACTCGTTTAAGGAAGCGATCGTCGTTTCGGAAAAAGGACCTTTATACAGTAGGGCTACACCGGTCTTTCTTAGAATATTATATTGTCTTGACAGTTGCATATTTTTCCTCAAAAATCGGGAGCGGCCAAGCTAACGAAGGACGATTGGCTTCCGATCGCAAATGCCATGGAAATCGCGTACCTTAGCCGTGTTTTGCGGGCGCCTTCGGCAGCATGATCGTGATCGCATTCCGGATCCGGATCCGTCACATTGATGGTCGGACAGACGGTTTGATTTTTTAGCATTAGAGAAGTGGCGGCCACGTTTATGATCCCTGCCGCGCCGAATGTATGTCCGAAAATCGGCTTAATGGATCCGACGGGAGCCCAGTGAAATTTCGGTTTTCCGTCATACAATAATGAGATCGCCCTGCTTTCTGCCAGATCATTATTATAAGTGGCGGTTCCATGACCGCAAAAATAGTCGATATCTCCTAAATGGATATTACTAATTTTCATTAAATGCTTTAATCCGGTTGCCGCTTTTTTACCGGTTAAGTCCATTCTCATCGCGTGATCGGCCTCGTTATAGCTGTAAGTGCCTAGGACTTCCGCGTAGATTTTTGCGCCTCGATTCAAGGCTCGATCCAACCTTTCCAAGACGAGGACTACGGCACCTTCGCCTAAAAGAAAACCGTCCCTGTTTTTATCATAAGGACGAATCCCTCGCTTCGGGTCTTCCTTTTCTAAAGACATAACTCTACTCATCGGGTCGGAATACATCATCATCAAGGGTTTCAAAAGAGGGAATTCATGCCCGCCTGCATACATGATTTCGGCGCGTCCTTTTCGGATCGCCTGATAACATAGGCTGATCGCGTGATGTCCGCCTACGCAGGCCGCCGAGATGGTGGTTACAAAGCCTTGGATATTGGAATTAATGGCAGTTAAATTAGTCGGGTTTGAAGCCATAGAAGTTAATACGGAATATCGGTCAAAAACACTTTGGTCCTTTTCCTCTATATACTTTCGCCAGGCAAAGTCCCACCAAGCCAGGGAAGCCCTGGAAGAAGAGTCGATAAAGCCTACGCGAGACGGATCCAAGGTCCCCTTTTCGATTTTGGCGTCTTTATTCGCCTCTTCCATTGCAGCCATTAAGGCAAAGGTCTCGGTATTATAATTTTTAGCGTAGTTACCGTTTAAGTCCGGAAGGTGGCGCTTCCAATCGAAGGTATTCATTTCCCCCGCTACTTTTACGGGAAAATCATCGACGGGAAATCGCGTAATGAATTGAAGCTGGGATTTTCCTTCGGAAATGTTCGTCCAGAAGTCGGGGACAGTAAACGTATTCGGGAGAATCACGCCGATGCCGGTGACTACGACTCTCGAGTTCTTTCCATTTTTAATCTTTTCCATAGTAAGAGTTGGGACGTAAGAATGGTGGTCCTCCACGAAATTGGAATAAAAAAATTATTCCTGCTGCTTTTCGACGGAAAAAAAGGGAAAAATTCTTTTCTCGCCACCTATAATAAGGAAAATTCCGAATTCTATCGCAAACTAGTCGTTTACCGAACGTCCAACTATTTGTAACTATTTTCATTACAATTATATCTATGTTCGAAGAAAGACAAGCATTCATTTGTAAGTTTCTTTGAAAGGAGAATATCATGTTTCAGGAAGCTAACCTAGAGCAGAAAGAGAAATCGTTGGAAGGATTTCCCGCACTGAACAAATCCGATATCGGTAAGTTTATCGGAGTCTTGCGCAAGGCGGGGGATTGGGACTTGATAAGAATGAATCCGTATCGATTCGCTTCCACGGCCGATTTCAAGCCTGAGGTTGCGTTAGACCTTTTTTTGCACGGAGCGAAAATCGGTTTATTCGATATTGCTTATAATATGATTTGCCCGGCCTGCGGAGGAGTGGCTGCCAGTCATAAATCCCTGGATCAAATCGACGAAGATTACTTTCATTGTTATATTTGTAATATGGATGTTCCGACCACGCTTGACGATCAAGTCGAGGTGACTTTTACGATTCATCCTTCCGTCAGGCGTATCGACGTCATCTCGCTCTCTTTGCAGGATGTAGAATCCTATTACCGGTATCATTTTTCCGCCAACTATCAAAAATCCCCGCAACTACTTCGATTCATACGCTCGAATCTGCACGGTCTGCTTCGATTGGATCCTAACGAATCGACGGTCGTAAACGTAAATGCGGAGAAGCTTAATGCTTATCAGTTTACTTCCGTGGAAAATAATTCGGCCGTGTTTCTTTATTTCGATAAAGAAGGATCGCAAAAATCGAATTCGATCGAACTGAATCTTCTTCCCGGAGGATTTACGCCGGCCGAATTGCACCTCCCGAAGGGGAAATACGATATCAAAGTGACGAATAGTACGATCGGTAAAGCGGGCGGATTACATTTAACTCCGAGTATCAATCGAATTGCGGCGATAGTAAAGGATCATCCGACCAAAATAGAGAAGTTTTTAACGGCTAAGAATTTGCTGAATAACCAAACCTTTAGGGATCTATTTCGAGTTCAGCAATTAAGACAAAACTTAAACTTAAACGTTAAGAGTCTGACCATTATGTTTACCGATTTACGAGGATCGACAGAAATGTACGATAAAGCCGGGGATATGGCCGCTTATCGTTTGGTTAAGGAGCATTTTCGTCTGCTAATGGATGTAGTAAAAAAACATAATGGAGCGATCGTAAAGACCATGGGCGACGCGATCATGGCGGCTTTTTCCTCACCGCTGGAAGGCTTGCTCGCTTCCCTGGACATGATGGCTAAGATCGATCAAATGAACCGAGGATCTCATACGCAGGAATTCGAAATCGGATTGAAAGTCGGTTTAAACGAAGGTCCTTCCCTCGCGGTCATTAACGACGAGCGGCTGGATTATTTCGGGCAGAGCGTGAATATTGCGGCAAGAGTGCAGGGTCTTGCGAAAGCCGGGGAAATTTGGGTGACTAATTCGGTCTTAAACACGCCGGGAGTCGACGAGCTATTGCTCGAAAAAGGGTATAATTGGGAAACGTCCGAGGCTTCCCTAAAAGGCGTCGGGCAGAAAGCGGTCGTTCATAAACTTTTTCCGAAGGTCGCTTAGTGTTCCGTTAAACGGATGTCGATTTCCTCCATTAAAGCGGATATTTGAAAGAAATTTCTTCGCGTTCGCAGGAAAAAGAATTTCCCGGTAAACTCTCCACGTTAGCTTTGTCTGAAATTTATTTACCGGAGATTATTTTGATGAGATTCTTAATCCTATCTCTATTATCCGCATTGTGTATTTCTTTCCTCGGAGATTGCAAGTCCTCGAAATCGCCTGAGGAGAAACTAATGGAGTTAGCCCCAAGATTTCAAAAAGCGATGTGCTCGAAAACGATCGAATGTACCAAGGACGAAATCGCCAAGGTACCGGCTCAATACCGAAATATGATTCCTGCGTTTATGCAATCCGAGGAAGCGTGTGTCGCTCATTTCAAAGAAAGTTTCGAAAAATCCAAAAAGGAACGTCAGGAAAAGAAACAGGAAGTCACTCCCGATATGGTAACGGCGTTCGAAACTTGTGTTGATGCCGTCGAAAAATCGAATTGCGATCTTTATAAGGGAAAGGGAAAGCATACGATTCCCGGCTGTGAAGGTTTGGAAAAATTTTCTAAAAACTGAACGGACGATTTTTAGTATTTTAAGACGGGTTCCGTATGAAGATCTCTTTCATCGGAATCCGTCTCGCAAAATCAGAGACTTTTTTCGCTCTTCAGGTCCCTTCTAAAAGTTTCTTTAATTCGTTTAGGACAAAGTCCCAGTTTTGTTCGGAATGCTTTCGAGCCTCGTCCGAAAGTATATTGTCCTGGGTTATAACTAGCGAAGTTTCGTCATTTTGCTGCGAAAGTTCGTAAGTAATGTTGGCGTAATTTTCGGGGAGATCTTCCAAATTGGAAAACGAGCTGAGGTAATTGTAACGAAACAATCTTTCGGGCTCGACCTGTAAAATCGTTCCCTTATCCAGATATTCCTTTCCTTCCCATACCCCTTTGAAAAGCAACCGGCTCCCCACTTTCCAATCGGAAATCGCTTCCGTTCCGAAGAAATACTTCTTAATTAAATTCGGATCCGTTAATCCTTGCCAAACTTTTGCAGCACTTGCGCGAATCCGAATGCTTGCCGAGGCCGTAAATTGGTTTTTCATAATTGTCTCTTAGAAGATTCGTATACAAGAAATCCTGATAATTGCAAACGAAAACAAATCCGATCTAGCAAAAAGAAATATTGCATAGGGAGGAAGTTGACCGGAGAAAATTTCAGGGGTGACAAAGGTTGTCATATTTCAGAGGACAGAGGGCCGAAGAAAGATCCACTGTTAGCATAAGAATCTTTCTCTAGAGCATGGAAACCCGGCTCGCCAATGTTCTGTCTTCCGTCCTCTGACCTCTGTCCTCTGAAAGCGAACGCGTCTGTCCTCAGTCATCAGTCCTCTGAAAGCGACCAGTAGGAATATAAAATTACCGTTATGATCCCTAACGCCATCATTTGACCGAGATGAACGGTGGTGGCGTATACTAGACCTTCCGAGCTTTCTCTCCCTAACAGCACAAAGCCGGAAGTAATGGATGCATGATATACTCCGGCCCCGGAGGGGGCCGAAGGAACCATGACACCGACGGCGCCGCAAAACATGATGAAAATCGTTTCTAAAGGACTGAGATGAATTCCGACCAAGTATTGCAGGAGAGTGTAGTGAACCCCGTAACCCAATAACCAAGTCGCCGCAGTCAAGGCTCCGTGCTTTCCCGCGTTTTTCAAAGTTAAGAACTCGCCCAGTTCGGTGATGAGCGGAGTGAGTTTATCCCGAAAGAAATTCCGTTTTCCGAATTTATCGGAAACGTCCTCGCCGAATCGAGCAAGCTTCTTGTAAAAAAGTCGTACAAAAATCAGAGTACATACGATGGAAAGAATTCCTAGCAAGGGCAAAATGAACCTTACGAAATCCTGATGGATGCCGAGTAAGAAGAATGCCCCCAGCCCTGCGCTGAAAATAAACGCGAAATCCAGGACCTTCTCCAAAAAAAGTCCGCTTACCAAAGAACCGTAACCGGAATCTCCATCCTTTTTACACAGATAGAGTCGAAATATATCTCCTCCTCTTGCCGGCAGGAATTGATTGGCCCCCACGCCTATATAAGCAGATAGGAGGGAGGTTTTGAAGGAGATTTTTTTTCCTAAAAGTAAATACCATCGCCAGGAAAAAAGAAATAAACCCCAAATGACGGCTATAAAGAA
It includes:
- a CDS encoding four helix bundle protein, whose protein sequence is MKSDGSSNGPEAEFPKKYFFSTEIPIRKIDLSLDIHVSFASVLDLVMEAHLQFFQFLGYSVTDIHGNSIIFANAVILYQGELLYKDRVVIDVSLDNIGEKSFDLYFRLSKDRRRQKVSLVKIRVLFFNYEQRKVVPVPDVFREKFETGKVPARVSPDVGEGNIVAKAADSYGGEIGFRKLEVWKLSHEFVLRLFNLCDIWKPQAEATLIEHVRSVASLLPVRIAGAWGARIRSEKIRNILRAKVHLEELRYLLVLVSDLGVADPKKELADLVKINLHLKKYLNRVRTGEARKIV
- a CDS encoding CoA-transferase, with amino-acid sequence MLRESYHPEPTRILPDPDSLVREFIQPGMYLHLATTMSRPNALIYSLVRSFKGKNPEFTISVAGIHSSAHALALSGIVKKMITGFAGDNYPKPSPNSLYKDLLEGKPFELELWSLLTIVQRLMAGAMHLPGFITNSLIGSDMILDKLGTTAFLYGKPTPGNPFGEAAKHHLTSESRGTREKDLAFITPLTPDITLVHGVVADEDGNIVLCPPAGEGAWGALAATKGVIATVEKIVPRGMIPPELVSIPGGKVMGLAMARYGAHPQSLRVHGLPDVPAFEGIETYLDDYEFQREANEAAGVPSKADRWFKQFVDLPGGHEEYLEEIGEVKLRRLKMIPPEHHLTQPEDSKTVNDSEQTIILAARAIIDRVKHKGYKTILAGIGAAHMAAWTASKLLEKEGIRIRIIAELGFYGMRPFQGDVFLFSQLHAQQCSMLSDTANILGTVVPDNCLGVIGAAEIDWFGNVNSVMDGKGKFLVGSGGANDIVSSADTIVVAKANRYRFVRKVKHITSPGERVVEAVCQFGRFKRPAFSDHPFELSSWIAPASDDEMEALEAVLRYTLWLPPDEDLTVSEEPPINSEELTILRELDPERIYTEQFMVYTRLP
- a CDS encoding glucose 1-dehydrogenase, yielding MKNKIAIVTGGNAGIGKSLVLEFSARGAKVLFCGRRVEEGKKVEEEVRRSGGEARFFPCDVSDDAQVKDFIDKAEAMYGGLDFAVNNAGVGGLSLPLHDYPEKVWEKVVNVNLKGTWLCMKYEIPLLLKRGKGAIVNISSIAGIVGADWKVAPYSAAKHGIIGLTKSAALEYAEQNIRVNAICPGFIRTEMLEGLFRSSSDPAEAERRITRLHPANRLPEPEEVAKAAIWLCSDEASFITGAALPVDGGYTAK
- a CDS encoding acyl-CoA thioesterase codes for the protein MSQIPVPSNFAYWTTIPVRRSDTRSATVVGGLFVSHLTYETLIPLINEAFDAFLENYSWSKANIAGSNIIIPRLEADYKSEAKSGDILKFEIAVSNLGRKSCDLIFQVTKNPQGEEVATVKISLVFYDYVSRKTMEIPEGFRSRFSE
- a CDS encoding SiaB family protein kinase — encoded protein: MQLSRQYNILRKTGVALLYKGPFSETTIASLNELLKEKLMEEKKRNRILTVFVEMAQNVAHYSQERDEKSGIGILVLRRKSRNWELNCGNSIHPEKVPYLKDRLEETKQLSPEELKEKYNIQIRSERPRDSKGAGLGFYEIARKSDLPLVFQFEKGEDGGVFFRLTARFLLTDKEEFSAGEDV
- a CDS encoding ketoacyl-ACP synthase III, whose translation is MVTNKIPASNGVRITGFGHYLPERVVTNEEIQSRLKYPEMHPAEKAVIGDIGVTKRHRASETETAMYMAAKVAEMALKDAGKKADDVDLFILANWTDRYFLPDLAPQASKLAGTKNALSFDISTACTGFVHGVQMASAYLGTGKFKTALVIGSERFSIRTRIGGYGEFTAGDGAAGVLLEFTGEKEFGIIDSFLKDDGDLSGVIVTGPPPQSYVKSFPDLVTKAADLTLSAMDDLLQRNGLTPEDIDWVVPHPGTDVVVQSLLKRTKFPREKILMNFDRVGNTSAASIPVVLSEFYQKGTFKKGDLFLTPAVGGGFYWGGLLFRL
- a CDS encoding PP2C family protein-serine/threonine phosphatase translates to MNIHYYAITDKGNFRSHNEDSFLANGELVCGQIHDGLVNVRNANTDDSPALFALADGLGGHEAGEVASRTALEKLSWMARAIQPLEELPSLGWKNLLRKINTEVNFYGQSIGKPNMGTTLVGCLLGKKKSWIFNVGDSRLYHMNQEGLRKVTVDHNIGEELGTGIGRNLLTSCIGAGSKDMQADLFDFTGKLSAGDHLLLCTDGLTEVLNIDSIEKVIKEHNDLKEICSILSEEANLRMTRDNHTVLVIRVDSL